The following coding sequences lie in one Alosa alosa isolate M-15738 ecotype Scorff River chromosome 21, AALO_Geno_1.1, whole genome shotgun sequence genomic window:
- the hrh2a gene encoding histamine receptor H2a isoform X2: protein MLTLILLGTVLALLIVLTVCGNVLVCLAVCTTRRLRCVTNCFIVSLAVTDLLLGALVLPFSALLEVRQGAWPLGAAFCNVYISLDVMLSTASILNLLAISMDRYLAVTAPLRYAALLRPARVGVALALIWLVSVCLSFVPIHMGWNTRDGTVQNVGAADADADAASAGTCKFDLNATYAVVDALFTFYLPLLAMCWSYCRVFRIARAQARRIVATRRAGGCSSTPAGHWGVLAVAVRENKATVTLAVVVGAFIVCWTPYFTYFTVMGLLQKDMRDTAYSVVLWLGYTNSALNPFLYAALNRDFRSAYGRLLHCPRLKPVQLDSNVGAGEERSWEDGPVTGLKHCFSRAGSVPGAMVMMQNLNGSDGPSLGNGNPLMMDTEVTDGNNTLRHL, encoded by the exons ATGCTAACCCTCATCCTGCTGGGCACAGTCCTGGCCCTGCTCATTGTGCTGACCGTGTGTGGCAACGTGCTGGTGTGCCTGGCCGTGTGCACCACGCGCCGCCTCCGCTGCGTCACCAACTGCTTCATCGTCTCGCTGGCCGTCACCGACCTGCTGCTGGGTGCGCTGGTGCTCCCGTTCTCCGCGCTGCTGGAGGTGCGTCAGGGCGCCTGGCCGCTGGGCGCCGCCTTCTGCAACGTCTACATCTCGTTGGACGTCATGCTGAGCACGGCGTCCATCCTCAACCTGCTGGCCATCAGCATGGACCGCTACCTGGCCGTGACGGCGCCGCTGCGCTACGCGGCTCTCCTGAGGCCGGCGCGCGTCGGCGTGGCGCTGGCCCTCATCTGGCTGGTCTCCGTGTGCCTCTCCTTCGTGCCCATCCACATGGGCTGGAACACGAGGGACGGCACCGTCCAGAACGTGGGCGCGGCGGACGCCGACGCCGACGCCGCGAGCGCCGGCACGTGCAAGTTCGACCTGAACGCCACGTACGCCGTGGTGGACGCGCTGTTCACCTTCTACCTGCCGCTGCTGGCCATGTGCTGGAGCTACTGCCGCGTGTTCCGCATCGCGCGGGCGCAGGCGCGCCGCATAGTGGCCACGCGACGCGCCGGAGGCTGCAGCAGTACACCGGCCGGCCACTGGGGGGTGCTGGCGGTGGCCGTGCGCGAGAACAAGGCCACGGTGACgctggcggtggtggtgggcgCGTTCATCGTCTGCTGGACGCCGTACTTCACCTACTTCACCGTCATGGGCCTGCTGCAGAAGGACATGCGCGACACGGCCTACTCGGTGGTGCTGTGGCTCGGCTACACCAACTCGGCGCTCAACCCCTTCCTGTACGCCGCGCTCAACCGAGACTTCCGCTCGGCCTACGGGCGGCTCCTGCACTGCCCGAGGCTCAAGCCTGTGCAGCTGGACTCGAACGTGGgagcaggagaagagagaagctgGGAGGATGGGCCAGTGACTGGACTCAAGCATTGCTTCAGCAGGGCAGGATCCGTGCCCGGAGCTATGGTCATGATGCAGAATTTGAATGGGAGCGACGGGCCATCCCTGGGTAATGGCAATCCACTGATGATGGACACAGAGGTCACTGACGGCAATAACACATTAAG ACACCTGTAG
- the hrh2a gene encoding histamine receptor H2a isoform X1, translating into MLTLILLGTVLALLIVLTVCGNVLVCLAVCTTRRLRCVTNCFIVSLAVTDLLLGALVLPFSALLEVRQGAWPLGAAFCNVYISLDVMLSTASILNLLAISMDRYLAVTAPLRYAALLRPARVGVALALIWLVSVCLSFVPIHMGWNTRDGTVQNVGAADADADAASAGTCKFDLNATYAVVDALFTFYLPLLAMCWSYCRVFRIARAQARRIVATRRAGGCSSTPAGHWGVLAVAVRENKATVTLAVVVGAFIVCWTPYFTYFTVMGLLQKDMRDTAYSVVLWLGYTNSALNPFLYAALNRDFRSAYGRLLHCPRLKPVQLDSNVGAGEERSWEDGPVTGLKHCFSRAGSVPGAMVMMQNLNGSDGPSLGNGNPLMMDTEVTDGNNTLSLTPGHWTRSTSSPGHPEGDTKQDKCLRWLAEPPQGQRG; encoded by the exons ATGCTAACCCTCATCCTGCTGGGCACAGTCCTGGCCCTGCTCATTGTGCTGACCGTGTGTGGCAACGTGCTGGTGTGCCTGGCCGTGTGCACCACGCGCCGCCTCCGCTGCGTCACCAACTGCTTCATCGTCTCGCTGGCCGTCACCGACCTGCTGCTGGGTGCGCTGGTGCTCCCGTTCTCCGCGCTGCTGGAGGTGCGTCAGGGCGCCTGGCCGCTGGGCGCCGCCTTCTGCAACGTCTACATCTCGTTGGACGTCATGCTGAGCACGGCGTCCATCCTCAACCTGCTGGCCATCAGCATGGACCGCTACCTGGCCGTGACGGCGCCGCTGCGCTACGCGGCTCTCCTGAGGCCGGCGCGCGTCGGCGTGGCGCTGGCCCTCATCTGGCTGGTCTCCGTGTGCCTCTCCTTCGTGCCCATCCACATGGGCTGGAACACGAGGGACGGCACCGTCCAGAACGTGGGCGCGGCGGACGCCGACGCCGACGCCGCGAGCGCCGGCACGTGCAAGTTCGACCTGAACGCCACGTACGCCGTGGTGGACGCGCTGTTCACCTTCTACCTGCCGCTGCTGGCCATGTGCTGGAGCTACTGCCGCGTGTTCCGCATCGCGCGGGCGCAGGCGCGCCGCATAGTGGCCACGCGACGCGCCGGAGGCTGCAGCAGTACACCGGCCGGCCACTGGGGGGTGCTGGCGGTGGCCGTGCGCGAGAACAAGGCCACGGTGACgctggcggtggtggtgggcgCGTTCATCGTCTGCTGGACGCCGTACTTCACCTACTTCACCGTCATGGGCCTGCTGCAGAAGGACATGCGCGACACGGCCTACTCGGTGGTGCTGTGGCTCGGCTACACCAACTCGGCGCTCAACCCCTTCCTGTACGCCGCGCTCAACCGAGACTTCCGCTCGGCCTACGGGCGGCTCCTGCACTGCCCGAGGCTCAAGCCTGTGCAGCTGGACTCGAACGTGGgagcaggagaagagagaagctgGGAGGATGGGCCAGTGACTGGACTCAAGCATTGCTTCAGCAGGGCAGGATCCGTGCCCGGAGCTATGGTCATGATGCAGAATTTGAATGGGAGCGACGGGCCATCCCTGGGTAATGGCAATCCACTGATGATGGACACAGAGGTCACTGACGGCAATAACACATTAAG CTTGACGCCCGGCCATTGGACCAGGTCCACATCTTCACCCGGCCACCCGGAGGGTGACACCAAGCAAGACAAGTGCTTGAGATGGCTGGCAG AACCCCCACAGGGGCAGAGAGGTTGA